In Bradyrhizobium sp. 170, the DNA window TCGTCGGCAACACGGTGATGTACGGCGCGATCGAAGGCGAGTGCTATTTCCGCGGCATTGCCGGCGAACGCTTTGCGGTGCGTAACTCGGGCGCGATCGCGGTCGTCGAAGGCGCCGGCGATCACTGCTGCGAATACATGACCGGCGGCATCGTCGTGGTGCTGGGCAAGACCGGGCGCAACTTCGCGGCCGGCATGTCGGGAGGCGTCGCCTATGTGCTGGACGAGGCCGGCGACTTCGAGAAGCTGTGCAACCTCGCGATGGTCGAGCTCGAGCCGGTATTGTCGGAAGAGCTGATCAATGCGGGCACTTACAACCACTCCGGCGATCTCGAGGCGCATGGCCGGGTCGACGTGTTCGCCAATCTGCTGGAGTCCGATATCGAGCGGCTGCACATCCTGATCACGCGCCACGCCAAGCTGACCGGCTCGAAGAAAGCGGCGGAGATCCTCGCCGACTGGAAGACGTGGCTCCTGAAATTCCGCAAGGTGATGCCGGTGGAGTACCGCCGCGCACTGAAGGAATTGAAGGCGAACGCCGACGCCGAACCCAAAATCGCAATCGGGGCTTAGGGAATCGAGGCCTCATCCTTCGAGACGCGGCGCAACGCGCCGCCGCTCGGGATGAGGAGAAAAGACTGAACGTTCCTCATGGTGAGAAGGCGCGAGGCCGTCTCGAACCATAGGGCCAAGAAGATGCAAGGGCGTCAGGTTCAAATGGGCAAGATCACAGGTTTTCTCGAGATCGACCGGAATGAGCGCAAGTACTCGCCGGTCGCCGAGCGTTTGAAGCATTATCGCGAATTCGTCATTCCCCTGAGCGAGAAAGACACTCGCGACCAGGCCGCGCGCTGCATGAATTGCGGCATTCCCTATTGCCACGGCACCGGTTCGGTGGCGCCGGGCACGCCGGGCTGCCCGGTCAACAACCAGATCCCCGATTTCAACGACCTCGTCTATCAGGACAACTGGGAAGAAGCCTCGCGCAACCTGCACTCGACCAACAATTTCCCCGAGTTCACCGGCCGCATCTGCCCGGCCCCGTGCGAAGCTTCCTGCACGCTCAACATCGACGACAACCCGGTCACCATCAAGACCATCGAATGCGCCATTGTGGACCGCGCCTGGGACAATGGCTGGCTGAAGCCGGAGATTGCGCCCGTCAAGACCGGCAAGAAGGTCGCGATCGTCGGCTCCGGACCCGCGGGCCTTGCGGCTGCGCAACAACTCGCGCGCGCCGGCCACGACGTCCACGTCTACGAAAAATTCGCCAAGGCCGGCGGCTTGCTCCGTTACGGCATTCCCGACTTCAAGATGGAAAAGCACGTCATCGACCGCCGCGTGGCGCAGATGGAAGCCGAAGGCGTGACGTTCCATTACGGCGTCCATGTCGGCGGCACTTCCGAGGGCGCGATCGATCCGCGCGAACTGCTCAACCAGTATGACGCAGTGGCATTGACCGGCGGCGCCGAAGCCGGCCGCGACCTGCCGATCCCCGGCCGCGACCTCGACGGCATCCACTTTGCGATGGATTTCCTGCCGCAACAAAATCGCCGCGTCTCCTCCGAGCCGCTCGGCGAGGCCGCGGACATTCTCGCCGAAGGCAAGCATGTCGTCGTGATCGGCGGCGGCGACACCGGTTCGGACTGCATCGGCACGTCTTTCCGGCAGGGCGCAAAATCCGTCACGCAGCTCGAAATCATGGCGGCGCCGCCCGAGCACGAGAACAAGGGCGTGACCTGGCCGAACTGGCCATTGAAGATGCGGACCTCGTCGAGCCAGGCCGAAGGCGCCAAGCGTGAATTCGCCGTACTGACGCAAAAGTTCTCGGGCGTCGACGGCAAGGTGCAAAAGCTGCATTGCGTGCAGGTCGACGACAAGTTCAAGCCGATCGCGGGCACCGAATTCGAAATCGAGGCGCAGCTTGTGCTGCTCGCCATGGGCTTCGTGCATCCGGTGCACGAGGGCATGCTGAAGAACCTCGGCGTCGATCTCGACCAGCGCGGCAATGTCCGCGCCAATTTGCAGGACTACAAGACCTCGCTGCCCAACGTCTTTTCCGCCGGCGACATGCGCCGTGGCCAGTCGCTGGTGGTCTGGGCAATCCGCGAGGGACGTCTGTGCGCGCGGGCGATCGACCAGTATCTGATGGGATCGACAACGCTGCCGAGATAGAGTCGCAACTCCAGCAATCACTCAAGCTGTCATCACCCGCGAAAGCGGGTGATCTAGTATTCCAGAGACGTCGGTGATATCCGGATAAGCCGCGGCGTACTGGATGCCCCGCCTGCGCGGGGCATGACGAGTTGAGCGTGGAGCGCCAGAGCAGTCCTAGTTCTGCAACCTCACCCCCAGCATCACCACCGTCGATGCCGTGCTATTCCCCGGCAAATTCGAATCCAGCCAGTCCCGCCGCAGCGTGCCCCTGAGCCAGACGTTGCGGTTCATCTTGTAGATGGCTTCGCCCGACAACGTGTAGATCTTGTCGCGCCTGGGATTGCCTTGATAGTCGAGATCCCCCCAGGTGAACTTGCCGATCGCGGTCAGCCAGCGGCGGAAGTCGTGGTCGACCTCAACGGTGTAGATGTGCGTCAACACGCCCGACGTACCTGGCAGCGTGGTCTCCGTGATCGTGGTGTCGGAATAGAACTTTGCCGTCGTCAGCGGCGTCGCGGTCCAGACCAGCGAGGACGAGACGAGCAGGCCTTCAAGGCGATTAAGCCTTGGATCGATATAGTTGCGCGCGGCG includes these proteins:
- a CDS encoding glutamate synthase subunit beta, whose protein sequence is MGKITGFLEIDRNERKYSPVAERLKHYREFVIPLSEKDTRDQAARCMNCGIPYCHGTGSVAPGTPGCPVNNQIPDFNDLVYQDNWEEASRNLHSTNNFPEFTGRICPAPCEASCTLNIDDNPVTIKTIECAIVDRAWDNGWLKPEIAPVKTGKKVAIVGSGPAGLAAAQQLARAGHDVHVYEKFAKAGGLLRYGIPDFKMEKHVIDRRVAQMEAEGVTFHYGVHVGGTSEGAIDPRELLNQYDAVALTGGAEAGRDLPIPGRDLDGIHFAMDFLPQQNRRVSSEPLGEAADILAEGKHVVVIGGGDTGSDCIGTSFRQGAKSVTQLEIMAAPPEHENKGVTWPNWPLKMRTSSSQAEGAKREFAVLTQKFSGVDGKVQKLHCVQVDDKFKPIAGTEFEIEAQLVLLAMGFVHPVHEGMLKNLGVDLDQRGNVRANLQDYKTSLPNVFSAGDMRRGQSLVVWAIREGRLCARAIDQYLMGSTTLPR